The Hymenobacter sp. 5317J-9 genome has a window encoding:
- a CDS encoding tagaturonate reductase, producing the protein MDTLNQPLALAAPASGGAVVAWPAKNLFDLPEKVLQFGTGVLLRGLPDFMIDEANRQGVFNGRVVVVKSTDGGDATAFERQNGLYTVCVRGVEDGKPVEENVVCASISRVLSAKSQWADVLKFATSPDLQVVISNTTEVGIQLVNEDIHLTPPSSFPGKLLAVLYTRFQAFNGDVNRGLVIVPTELIPDNGRKLEAIVLELAHRNDLGSAFIDWLEAANHFCNTLVDRIVPGRPEPALYAQLQEELGYKDELLTMSEAYALWAIEGGEKVREVLSFHSVAKGVVIRPDITLFRELKLRLLNGTHTLSYALAHLVGCTTVREALDNEDLARFIHNLMLADLLPGIPYQVDEKVGQRFGMQVLDRFRNPYLEHRWLAIAMQGTAKMQMRNVPTLLHYYQTHNAVPHYMALGFAAYLLFMRNTASAPGVGQGEANGEPYTITDDRAGYFADLWARLSPEELTTTALRNTVLWGQDLTRLPGFAETVTRYLNQLVEEGASGTLAAFFTKKTALAN; encoded by the coding sequence ATGGACACTTTGAATCAACCGCTGGCTTTGGCCGCCCCGGCTTCGGGTGGCGCCGTAGTGGCCTGGCCCGCCAAGAACCTGTTTGACCTGCCCGAGAAGGTGCTGCAGTTTGGCACCGGCGTGCTGCTGCGCGGCCTGCCCGATTTCATGATTGACGAGGCCAACCGCCAGGGCGTGTTCAACGGCCGCGTGGTGGTGGTGAAAAGCACCGACGGCGGCGACGCCACGGCCTTCGAGCGCCAGAACGGCCTGTACACGGTGTGCGTGCGCGGCGTGGAAGACGGCAAGCCGGTGGAAGAAAACGTGGTGTGCGCCAGCATCAGCCGCGTGCTCTCGGCCAAAAGCCAGTGGGCCGACGTGCTAAAGTTTGCTACCAGCCCCGACCTGCAGGTAGTGATATCGAACACCACCGAAGTGGGCATTCAGCTGGTGAACGAGGACATTCACCTCACGCCGCCGTCGTCGTTTCCGGGCAAGCTGCTGGCCGTGCTTTACACCCGTTTTCAGGCCTTCAACGGCGACGTGAACCGCGGGTTGGTAATTGTGCCCACCGAACTGATTCCCGACAACGGCCGCAAGCTGGAGGCCATTGTGCTGGAGCTGGCCCACCGCAACGACTTGGGCAGCGCCTTCATCGACTGGCTTGAAGCCGCCAACCATTTCTGCAATACGCTGGTCGACCGCATTGTGCCCGGCCGCCCCGAGCCGGCTCTCTATGCCCAATTGCAAGAGGAGCTGGGCTACAAAGACGAGCTGCTGACCATGAGCGAAGCCTATGCGCTCTGGGCCATTGAAGGCGGCGAGAAGGTGCGCGAAGTGCTCTCGTTCCACTCCGTGGCCAAAGGCGTGGTCATTCGCCCCGACATCACCCTGTTCCGCGAGCTGAAGCTGCGCCTGCTCAACGGCACGCACACGCTGAGCTACGCCCTGGCCCACCTGGTGGGCTGCACTACCGTGCGCGAGGCCCTTGACAACGAGGACCTGGCGCGCTTCATCCACAACCTGATGCTGGCCGACCTGCTGCCCGGCATTCCGTACCAGGTAGACGAGAAAGTGGGCCAGCGCTTCGGCATGCAGGTGCTCGACCGGTTCCGCAACCCCTATCTGGAGCACCGCTGGCTGGCCATTGCCATGCAGGGCACTGCCAAGATGCAGATGCGCAACGTGCCCACGCTGCTGCACTACTACCAGACGCATAATGCCGTGCCGCACTACATGGCGCTGGGCTTCGCGGCCTACCTGCTGTTTATGCGCAATACGGCCTCGGCGCCGGGCGTGGGCCAGGGCGAAGCCAACGGCGAGCCTTACACCATCACGGACGACCGCGCCGGCTACTTCGCCGACCTGTGGGCCCGCCTCTCGCCCGAGGAGCTGACTACTACGGCGCTGCGCAACACCGTGCTGTGGGGCCAGGACCTCACCCGCCTGCCCGGCTTTGCCGAGACCGTGACCCGCTACCTGAACCAGCTGGTGGAAGAAGGTGCCTCGGGCACCCTGGCGGCGTTTTTCACCAAAAAAACAGCCCTCGCTAATTAG
- the pelA gene encoding pectate lyase, translating into MLRLLLLLSGLAATAVGTSCARQTLTAETVSTPGTDPATTANPVAQPQAALQDSTAEKMLVYQRTVGGWPKAVGSEKVDYKHPMSAADRARTLANKDRNDATIDNNATSREIIYLARAYQKTNNPAYRQGAESGIRYLLKMQYANGGFPQYYPDFSNYRHQITYNDNAMVRVLQVLREVSQQKAPYNGLDAALVPQAKAAVERGIDCILKTQYVRQGQPTAWCAQYDEKTLQPAKARAFELASLSGDESVEIVRFLMGVEQPSPAVRKAIESAVAWFQKVKLTGYTMKEIAAPGEKSGRDRVIVPEAGATLWARFYELDTDRPIYVGRDSKVHYQLSEIENERRAGYLYAGTWPAKLLEKDYPAWQKRVSTGEKP; encoded by the coding sequence ATGCTTCGACTATTGCTGCTTTTGAGCGGGCTGGCGGCTACGGCCGTGGGCACCTCCTGCGCCCGCCAAACGCTCACCGCCGAGACCGTGAGCACCCCCGGCACCGACCCTGCCACTACGGCCAATCCCGTGGCGCAGCCCCAAGCCGCGCTACAGGATAGCACGGCCGAAAAAATGCTGGTGTACCAACGCACCGTGGGCGGCTGGCCCAAAGCCGTGGGCAGCGAGAAGGTGGACTACAAGCACCCCATGAGCGCGGCCGACCGGGCCCGCACGCTGGCCAACAAAGACCGCAACGATGCCACGATTGACAACAACGCCACCTCGCGCGAAATCATCTACCTGGCCCGGGCTTACCAGAAAACCAACAACCCGGCCTACCGCCAAGGCGCCGAAAGCGGCATTCGCTACCTGCTGAAAATGCAGTACGCCAACGGCGGCTTTCCGCAGTACTACCCCGATTTCAGCAACTACCGCCACCAGATTACCTACAACGACAACGCCATGGTGCGCGTGCTGCAGGTGCTGCGCGAAGTAAGCCAGCAGAAGGCCCCGTACAACGGCCTCGACGCGGCGCTGGTGCCGCAGGCCAAAGCGGCGGTAGAGCGCGGCATCGACTGCATCCTGAAAACGCAGTACGTGCGCCAGGGCCAGCCCACGGCCTGGTGTGCGCAGTACGACGAGAAAACCCTGCAACCGGCCAAAGCCCGCGCCTTCGAGCTGGCCTCGCTGAGCGGCGACGAGTCGGTGGAAATTGTGCGGTTTCTGATGGGGGTGGAGCAGCCCTCGCCGGCCGTGCGCAAGGCCATCGAAAGCGCGGTGGCCTGGTTCCAGAAAGTGAAGCTGACCGGCTACACGATGAAGGAAATTGCGGCGCCTGGCGAAAAATCGGGCCGCGACCGGGTGATAGTGCCCGAAGCCGGCGCCACCCTCTGGGCCCGGTTTTACGAGCTCGATACCGACCGCCCGATTTACGTGGGGCGCGACAGCAAGGTGCATTATCAGCTCAGCGAGATTGAAAACGAGCGCCGCGCCGGCTACCTCTACGCCGGCACCTGGCCTGCCAAGCTCCTCGAAAAGGATTACCCCGCCTGGCAGAAACGGGTGAGTACGGGAGAGAAGCCCTAA
- a CDS encoding RagB/SusD family nutrient uptake outer membrane protein: MKSFHSFGRVALAAVVLAGAGGLLSSCKDYLEVEPLALNTTEYTFSSVSGATAAVIGAYDPLSGDNGYGTRISMYYPLDSDELIGSAGAADGARRSIARYTALPNNTEINNPWNQLYQGVERSNICIDQIPKMALYTGGSATDIAALKRLHGEALTLRAQYLFELVRNWGNVPVQFTPAVSGQDFNLPNSNSAATLKQLVDDLLVAENLLPWRSQAGAANERITKGAAKALRARIAMYRGGYSLQGNQMTRPADYLDYYRIARQECAELMTPTARLEHNLNPSFLEVFKSMNELRNESSNEIMFQVGMGTATGASGSKIGYYNGPRLQNPSSIYGSTQGAVTIAPPYFYAFDSTDTRRDVTITTYGIASTGTFQIGVALNSATDGKWRRDWHIPPVTGSVNYLDYNWPIIRFADVLLMFAEAENELNSAPTQAAQDAFMEVRTRGFGGNRALAASTLAQAGFSLTSKASFFNAIVNERYIEFGGEGIRKYDLLRWNLFETKMAEVKTNIEKMAQGLPPYQNVPLYQYYRTPTGPSLAVQPIQWVRSFYRPSPTPNTAPAGTTRVNWRQAIDASYVANTKPSGTVYTLPGATTSVTSVGSGLAAEYVPGRGKELLPIPQATISADPALKQNFGY, from the coding sequence ATGAAATCGTTTCATTCTTTTGGCCGGGTTGCGCTGGCCGCGGTGGTCCTGGCCGGTGCCGGCGGGCTGCTGTCTTCGTGCAAAGACTACCTCGAAGTGGAGCCCCTGGCGCTGAACACCACCGAGTACACGTTCAGCAGCGTGAGCGGTGCCACGGCGGCCGTCATCGGCGCCTACGACCCGCTGTCGGGCGACAACGGCTACGGCACGCGCATCAGCATGTACTACCCGCTGGATTCGGACGAGCTGATTGGCTCGGCCGGGGCCGCCGACGGCGCCCGCCGCAGCATAGCCCGCTACACGGCCCTGCCCAACAACACCGAAATCAACAACCCCTGGAACCAGCTGTACCAGGGCGTGGAGCGCTCGAACATCTGCATCGACCAGATTCCGAAGATGGCCCTCTACACCGGCGGCAGCGCCACCGACATTGCCGCCCTGAAGCGCCTGCACGGCGAAGCCCTCACGCTGCGCGCGCAGTACCTGTTTGAGCTGGTGCGCAACTGGGGCAACGTGCCCGTGCAGTTCACGCCGGCCGTGTCGGGCCAGGATTTCAACCTGCCCAACTCCAACAGCGCCGCCACGCTGAAGCAGCTCGTCGACGACCTGCTGGTGGCCGAAAACCTGCTGCCCTGGCGCTCGCAGGCCGGTGCGGCCAACGAGCGCATCACCAAGGGCGCCGCCAAGGCCCTGCGCGCCCGCATTGCCATGTATCGTGGCGGCTACTCGCTGCAGGGCAACCAGATGACGCGCCCCGCCGACTACCTCGACTATTACCGCATTGCCCGTCAGGAGTGCGCGGAACTGATGACGCCCACCGCGCGCCTGGAGCATAACCTGAACCCGAGCTTCTTGGAAGTGTTCAAGAGCATGAATGAGCTGCGCAACGAGAGCTCGAACGAAATCATGTTCCAGGTGGGCATGGGCACGGCCACGGGCGCTTCGGGCAGCAAGATTGGCTACTACAACGGCCCGCGCCTGCAAAACCCGTCCAGCATCTACGGCTCGACGCAGGGCGCCGTGACCATTGCGCCGCCCTACTTCTACGCCTTCGATTCGACCGACACGCGCCGCGACGTGACCATCACCACCTACGGCATTGCCAGCACCGGCACGTTCCAGATTGGCGTGGCCCTGAACTCGGCCACCGACGGCAAATGGCGCCGCGACTGGCACATCCCGCCCGTAACGGGCTCGGTGAACTACCTCGACTACAACTGGCCCATCATCCGCTTCGCCGACGTGCTGCTCATGTTTGCCGAGGCCGAGAACGAGCTCAACAGCGCCCCCACCCAGGCGGCCCAGGATGCCTTCATGGAAGTGCGCACCCGCGGCTTTGGCGGCAACCGCGCCCTGGCTGCTTCGACCCTGGCACAGGCTGGCTTTAGCCTGACCAGCAAGGCCAGCTTCTTCAACGCCATCGTGAACGAGCGCTACATCGAGTTCGGTGGCGAAGGCATCCGCAAGTACGACCTGCTGCGCTGGAACCTCTTCGAGACCAAAATGGCCGAAGTAAAGACCAACATCGAGAAGATGGCCCAGGGCCTGCCTCCCTACCAGAACGTGCCCCTGTACCAGTACTACCGCACGCCCACCGGCCCCTCGCTGGCGGTGCAGCCCATTCAGTGGGTGCGCTCGTTTTACCGGCCTTCGCCCACGCCCAACACGGCCCCGGCCGGCACCACCCGCGTGAACTGGCGCCAGGCCATTGACGCGAGCTACGTGGCCAACACCAAGCCCTCGGGCACGGTGTACACGCTGCCCGGCGCCACCACCAGCGTGACCAGCGTTGGCTCGGGCTTGGCAGCTGAATACGTGCCCGGCCGTGGCAAGGAGCTGCTGCCCATCCCGCAGGCTACCATCAGCGCCGACCCGGCCCTGAAGCAAAACTTCGGCTACTAA
- a CDS encoding TonB-dependent receptor codes for MKKHFLLVWLLFFGSIGLAMAQSRQIQGVVKSAEGEGLPGVTVLVEGTTNGASTGVNGEYSLSLPAATAATAKLRFSFVGFTSKEVTVGDQTTINVTLASDSKQLEDVVVIGYQEVQRRDVTGSVSSVSAQQIKDVPVNSAAEALTGRLAGVQLTSAEGTPGNLNVQVRVRGGGSITQDNSPLYVVDGIQIENALSVIAPQDIASVDVLKDASATAIYGARGANGVIIITTKKGTEGRTVVSYNGFAGVRRIAKTLDVLQPQDYLNYEYERSRVIGNVSGGLPTFKSLYGSTNFNSDTLLRARNAPFVNWQKEVFGRDAFQQTHNVSVAGGAKGTTYSLSLTRNDEQGIQRGSDYSRNLLNFRFDTKASDKFRIGLNARYNDQGTMGAGTSTTGSNTTSRLRNAVQYQPLLVPRPDGFVPDPAVFDSDVADFSGLVNPIVTIDNEYRNDKRRTINIGANASYEIVKGLTFRTTAGFDITDINLGTFNGRYSPTLRSPSGGYSNLPFATLTVTKQATLNNSNVLDYSFKSGKHSGGVLLGEEIYQQRADQIYIQTNFLPLEITAERALANINQGVIPAGQTAQPVLPQTSIPADYRQLSGFGRLTYSYDDKYLFTGTFRVDGSSKFPPGKKLGFFPGASAAWRISREEFFKEIPTITDLKLRLSYGQAGNNRINDFLYNQLFQAGSAPYALNHTLVLGAAATGLANPNLIWESTTTRNIGIDVALLDNRVQFTADAYYNTTSDLLLNKPVPAFLGYTTQLQNVGSTSNKGLELQLTGTVIRNESFTWTATANASFNRGRIESLGGDQQQILGITSGWGGTALTQDYLARVGRPVGEMYGYVTDGYLTANDFSGYVPPTTSTSSIATSWTPRTDIKFVDNLGLIGETAYRPGLLKLKDLNGDGKIDANDQTVIGNANPKMVGGLNQQFTFKGFDASVFLNFVLGNDVYNANKIEFTSNTANTAFNNVLGIMGNRYRIIEADGSPITTIARLNEVNQNANIWTPTRNLVFHSWAVEDGSFLRVNNITVGYTLPKALTGRAKIQSLRFYLTANNVYTFTKYTGYDPEVNTRRATPLTPGVDYAAYPRSRALLFGVNLSL; via the coding sequence ATGAAAAAACATTTTCTCCTGGTCTGGCTCCTGTTTTTCGGGAGCATCGGGCTGGCCATGGCCCAAAGCCGCCAAATACAGGGCGTCGTGAAGTCGGCGGAAGGCGAGGGCCTGCCGGGCGTGACTGTGCTCGTGGAGGGCACCACCAACGGCGCCTCGACGGGCGTCAACGGCGAATACAGCCTTTCGCTGCCCGCTGCCACGGCCGCCACGGCCAAGCTGCGCTTCAGCTTCGTGGGCTTCACGTCGAAAGAAGTAACCGTGGGCGACCAAACCACCATCAACGTGACGCTGGCTTCCGATAGCAAGCAGCTCGAAGACGTAGTGGTAATTGGTTACCAGGAGGTGCAGCGCCGCGACGTCACCGGCTCGGTATCGTCGGTGAGCGCGCAGCAAATCAAGGACGTGCCCGTGAACTCGGCCGCGGAAGCCCTGACCGGCCGCCTGGCCGGCGTGCAGCTGACCAGCGCCGAAGGCACCCCCGGCAACCTCAACGTGCAGGTGCGCGTGCGCGGCGGGGGCTCCATTACCCAAGACAACTCGCCGCTGTACGTGGTCGACGGCATTCAGATTGAAAACGCGCTGAGCGTGATTGCCCCGCAGGACATCGCCTCCGTCGACGTGCTGAAGGACGCTTCGGCCACGGCCATCTACGGCGCCCGCGGCGCCAACGGCGTTATCATCATCACCACCAAGAAAGGCACCGAAGGCCGCACGGTGGTGAGCTACAACGGCTTTGCAGGCGTGCGCCGCATTGCCAAGACGCTGGACGTGTTGCAGCCCCAGGATTACCTGAATTACGAGTACGAGCGTTCGCGCGTGATTGGCAACGTCTCGGGCGGCCTGCCCACGTTCAAGAGCCTGTACGGCAGCACCAACTTCAACAGCGACACGCTGCTGCGTGCCCGCAACGCCCCCTTTGTGAACTGGCAGAAAGAGGTATTTGGCCGCGACGCCTTCCAACAGACGCACAACGTGTCGGTGGCCGGCGGCGCCAAGGGCACCACCTACTCGCTCAGCCTCACCCGCAACGACGAGCAGGGCATTCAGCGCGGCTCGGACTACTCGCGCAACCTGCTCAACTTCCGCTTCGACACCAAGGCCAGCGACAAGTTCCGCATCGGCCTGAACGCCCGCTACAACGACCAGGGCACCATGGGCGCCGGCACCTCCACCACGGGCTCGAACACCACTTCGCGCCTGCGCAACGCCGTGCAGTACCAGCCGCTGTTGGTGCCCCGTCCCGACGGCTTCGTGCCCGACCCCGCCGTGTTCGACTCGGACGTGGCCGACTTCTCGGGCCTGGTGAACCCCATCGTGACCATCGACAACGAATACCGCAACGACAAGCGCCGCACCATCAACATCGGCGCCAACGCTTCTTATGAGATTGTGAAAGGCCTGACCTTCCGCACCACGGCCGGTTTCGACATCACCGACATCAACCTGGGCACGTTCAACGGCCGGTACTCGCCCACGCTGCGCTCGCCCTCGGGGGGCTACTCCAACCTGCCTTTCGCCACGCTCACCGTCACCAAGCAGGCCACGCTCAACAACTCGAACGTGCTGGACTACAGCTTCAAGAGCGGCAAGCACTCGGGCGGCGTGCTGCTGGGCGAAGAAATCTACCAGCAGCGGGCTGACCAGATTTACATCCAAACCAACTTCCTGCCGCTGGAAATCACCGCCGAGCGCGCGCTGGCCAACATCAACCAGGGCGTGATTCCGGCCGGCCAGACGGCCCAGCCCGTGCTGCCCCAGACGAGCATTCCGGCCGACTACCGCCAGCTTTCGGGCTTCGGTCGCCTGACTTACTCTTATGACGACAAGTACCTGTTCACGGGCACGTTCCGCGTCGATGGCTCGTCGAAATTCCCCCCCGGCAAGAAGCTGGGCTTCTTCCCCGGCGCTTCGGCCGCGTGGCGCATTTCGCGTGAGGAGTTCTTCAAGGAAATCCCCACCATCACGGACCTGAAGCTGCGCTTGAGCTACGGCCAGGCCGGCAACAACCGCATCAACGACTTCCTCTACAACCAGCTGTTCCAGGCCGGCAGCGCCCCTTATGCGCTGAACCACACCCTGGTGCTGGGCGCCGCGGCCACCGGCCTGGCCAACCCCAACCTCATCTGGGAATCGACCACGACCCGCAACATCGGCATCGACGTGGCCCTGCTCGACAACCGCGTGCAGTTCACGGCCGACGCCTATTACAACACCACCAGCGACCTGCTGCTGAACAAGCCGGTGCCGGCCTTCCTGGGCTACACCACGCAGCTCCAGAACGTGGGTTCGACTTCGAATAAGGGCCTCGAACTGCAGCTGACCGGCACCGTGATTCGCAACGAGAGCTTCACCTGGACGGCCACGGCCAACGCCTCGTTTAACCGCGGCCGCATCGAAAGCCTCGGCGGCGACCAGCAGCAAATCCTCGGCATCACCTCGGGCTGGGGCGGCACGGCCCTCACCCAGGACTACCTGGCCCGCGTGGGCCGGCCCGTGGGTGAGATGTACGGCTACGTGACCGACGGCTACCTGACTGCCAACGACTTCTCGGGCTACGTGCCCCCCACCACGAGCACCAGCAGCATCGCCACCTCCTGGACGCCCCGCACCGACATCAAATTTGTGGATAACCTGGGCCTCATCGGTGAAACCGCCTACCGCCCCGGCCTGCTGAAGCTGAAGGACCTGAACGGCGACGGCAAGATTGACGCCAACGACCAGACGGTGATTGGCAACGCCAACCCCAAAATGGTGGGCGGCCTGAACCAGCAGTTTACCTTCAAAGGTTTCGACGCCAGCGTGTTCCTGAACTTCGTGCTGGGCAACGACGTGTACAACGCCAACAAGATTGAGTTCACGTCGAACACCGCCAACACGGCCTTCAACAACGTGCTGGGCATCATGGGCAACCGCTACCGCATCATCGAGGCCGATGGTTCGCCCATCACCACCATTGCCCGCCTGAACGAAGTGAACCAGAACGCCAACATCTGGACGCCCACCCGCAACCTGGTGTTCCACTCCTGGGCCGTGGAAGACGGCTCGTTCCTGCGCGTGAACAACATCACCGTGGGCTACACCCTGCCCAAGGCACTGACCGGCCGCGCCAAGATTCAGAGCCTGCGCTTCTACCTCACGGCCAACAACGTGTACACCTTCACCAAATACACGGGCTACGACCCGGAGGTGAACACCCGCCGCGCCACCCCGCTCACGCCGGGCGTGGACTACGCCGCCTACCCCCGCAGCCGCGCCTTGCTCTTCGGCGTGAACCTGTCGCTTTAA
- the kduI gene encoding 5-dehydro-4-deoxy-D-glucuronate isomerase: MTQRFAIGPRETATLNTSGIREHFLIENIFTPGEIELTYTHYDRMVVGGAQPTGAALTLPCPESLKANFFLERRELGALNVGGAGTVTVDGTVYELNNQDCLYVGMGSKEVVFASADAAQPAKFYLLSAPAHAVHPTTRRTQAEATPVEMGARETANERTIYKYIYQEGIPSCQLVMGLTQLKVGSVWNTMPSHTHDRRMEAYLYFNLPAGQRVLHLLGEPTETRPLWVSTEQAILSPPWSIHTGCGSSHYAFIWGMAGENREYTDMDAVPLEALR, translated from the coding sequence ATGACCCAGCGCTTTGCCATCGGCCCCCGCGAAACGGCCACGCTCAACACGAGCGGCATTCGGGAGCATTTCCTGATTGAGAACATCTTCACGCCCGGCGAAATCGAACTGACCTACACGCACTACGACCGCATGGTGGTGGGCGGGGCCCAGCCCACCGGCGCGGCGCTCACGCTGCCCTGCCCGGAGTCGCTGAAAGCCAATTTCTTCCTGGAGCGCCGCGAGTTGGGCGCGCTGAACGTGGGCGGGGCCGGCACCGTGACGGTGGACGGCACGGTGTACGAGTTGAATAACCAGGACTGCCTCTACGTGGGCATGGGCTCGAAGGAAGTGGTTTTTGCCAGCGCGGACGCGGCCCAGCCGGCCAAGTTCTACCTGCTCTCGGCCCCGGCGCACGCGGTGCACCCCACCACGCGCCGCACGCAGGCCGAAGCCACGCCGGTGGAAATGGGCGCCCGGGAAACGGCCAACGAGCGCACCATCTACAAGTACATCTACCAAGAAGGCATCCCCAGCTGCCAGCTGGTGATGGGCCTGACCCAGCTCAAGGTGGGCTCGGTGTGGAACACGATGCCCAGCCACACCCACGACCGCCGCATGGAGGCCTACCTCTACTTCAACCTGCCCGCCGGCCAGCGCGTGCTGCACCTGCTGGGCGAGCCCACCGAAACGCGCCCGCTGTGGGTGAGCACCGAGCAGGCCATCCTCTCGCCGCCCTGGTCCATCCACACCGGCTGCGGCTCGAGCCACTACGCCTTCATCTGGGGCATGGCCGGCGAAAACCGCGAATACACCGACATGGACGCCGTGCCCCTCGAGGCCCTGCGCTAA
- a CDS encoding SDR family oxidoreductase produces MTAFSSAFSLAGKRALVTGCDRGIGQAIALGLAEAGADIIGVSIHMPKGGETELAVQALGREYNGYQADFGKLEELQGFIKQVQADFPVIDILFNNAGIIRRAPAAEHSDEDWDAVLSINLDAPFRLARAIGGQMLQNGSGKIIFTASLLTFQGGINVPSYAASKGGVGSLVKALANEWAGRGVNVNAIAPGYVATDNTAALRQDEERSAAILARIPAGRWALPTDYAGPAVFLASAASDYVHGTILTVDGGWMGR; encoded by the coding sequence ATGACTGCATTCTCTTCTGCGTTTAGCCTGGCTGGTAAGCGTGCCCTCGTCACGGGCTGCGACCGTGGTATCGGACAAGCCATTGCCCTCGGGCTGGCCGAAGCCGGCGCCGACATCATTGGCGTATCCATCCACATGCCCAAGGGCGGCGAAACGGAGCTGGCCGTGCAGGCCCTGGGCCGCGAATACAACGGCTATCAGGCCGATTTCGGCAAGCTGGAGGAGCTGCAGGGCTTCATCAAGCAGGTGCAGGCCGACTTTCCGGTCATCGACATTCTGTTCAACAACGCCGGCATCATCCGCCGCGCGCCGGCCGCCGAGCACTCCGACGAGGACTGGGACGCCGTGCTGAGCATCAACCTCGACGCGCCCTTCCGCCTGGCCCGCGCCATTGGCGGGCAGATGTTGCAGAACGGCTCGGGCAAAATCATCTTCACGGCCTCGCTGCTCACCTTTCAGGGCGGCATCAACGTGCCGAGCTACGCCGCCAGCAAGGGCGGCGTGGGCAGCCTGGTGAAGGCGCTGGCCAACGAGTGGGCCGGCCGCGGCGTGAACGTGAACGCCATTGCCCCCGGCTACGTGGCCACCGACAACACGGCCGCCCTGCGCCAGGACGAGGAGCGCAGCGCCGCCATTCTCGCGCGCATTCCGGCCGGCCGCTGGGCCCTGCCCACCGACTACGCCGGCCCGGCCGTGTTCCTGGCCTCGGCCGCCTCGGACTACGTGCACGGCACCATCCTCACCGTCGACGGCGGCTGGATGGGGCGGTAA
- a CDS encoding pectinesterase family protein, producing the protein MSKILLFLLLLTGFSGFAQTKTVVVAQDGSGNFRTVQAALDAVPLNNKTPIIIFIRKGIYKEKLNLAKKQNFVKLMGEDLNTTILTFDDYNGRTPANGEPLGTSEASTFRAFGNDFSAENITFENTAGTVGQGPAMWVYGDRAKFVNCRFLGFRDTLYVYGYGSRQYYKNCYIEGTTDYILGSATAYFEECTLFCKTGGTVIIAASTPDSIRYGIVLQRCKIGGEAPPDSYFLARPWKPFGKTVLLNCELSNIIKPKGWDHWGKESNKQDAFFAEYKSTGDGAAPKARILWSRQLTPQQAAFYTREAVLGNWNPLAGE; encoded by the coding sequence ATGTCTAAAATTCTACTCTTTCTGTTGCTGCTGACCGGCTTCAGCGGCTTCGCCCAAACCAAAACCGTGGTGGTGGCGCAAGACGGCTCCGGCAACTTCCGCACCGTGCAGGCCGCCCTCGATGCGGTGCCGCTCAACAACAAAACGCCCATCATTATTTTCATCCGCAAGGGCATCTATAAGGAAAAGCTGAACCTTGCCAAGAAGCAAAACTTTGTGAAGCTGATGGGGGAAGACCTCAACACCACCATCCTCACCTTCGACGACTACAACGGCCGCACCCCCGCCAACGGTGAGCCCCTGGGCACCTCCGAGGCGTCCACGTTCCGGGCATTTGGCAACGACTTCTCGGCCGAAAACATCACCTTCGAAAACACCGCCGGCACCGTGGGCCAGGGCCCGGCCATGTGGGTGTACGGCGACCGCGCCAAGTTCGTGAATTGCCGCTTCCTGGGCTTCCGCGACACGCTGTACGTGTACGGCTACGGCAGCCGCCAGTACTACAAGAACTGCTACATTGAGGGCACTACCGACTACATCCTGGGCTCGGCCACGGCCTATTTTGAGGAGTGCACGCTGTTTTGCAAAACGGGCGGCACGGTCATCATCGCCGCCTCCACCCCCGACAGCATCCGCTACGGCATCGTGCTGCAGCGCTGCAAGATTGGCGGCGAGGCTCCGCCCGATTCCTACTTCCTGGCCCGCCCCTGGAAACCCTTCGGCAAAACCGTACTCCTCAACTGCGAGCTGAGCAACATCATCAAGCCCAAAGGCTGGGACCACTGGGGCAAGGAAAGCAACAAGCAGGACGCCTTTTTTGCCGAATACAAGTCGACCGGCGATGGCGCGGCCCCCAAGGCCCGCATTCTGTGGAGCCGCCAGCTCACGCCCCAGCAGGCAGCCTTCTACACCCGCGAAGCTGTGTTGGGCAACTGGAACCCGCTGGCCGGCGAATAG